In Campylobacter sp. MG1, the genomic window CATATAAATTTAAATAATAGGTTTCAATCCCCTAAATCGGGGCAATGTTCTCTAACAAAAGTAAGGTTAGGTATAGAAATATGCTTAATAGTTTCAATCCCCTAAATCGGGGCAATGTTCTCTAACTAAAGCTAATACATTAAAAGTTTTAAGTCAATTTGTTTCAATCCCCTAAATCGGGGCAATGTTCTTTAACTTTATTAAGGAGTCCATAATGGAAAACACAGAAAAGTTTCAATCCCCTAAATCGGGGCAATGTTCTTTAACCCTTAATTTTCCCATACTTTGTAAAAGAACCAAAATAAAAAATCATTATAAATATCCTTGATTAATGCCTAATTATCAGCAAATAATTTTAATACAATAAATTTTTTAGAAAATGCCAAGCAAAAGTTAAATTTCGCTACTAAAACGCCTATTTCATCATAAAAATTTTTAATTTGCTTAGCATTTTCTGATTTTAAGAAATCTTTAAGGTCTAAAAAGCCTATAATTAGGGCTTTTAAATCTTAAACAAAAATAAATTTTAGAAAATGCCAAGTAGAAATTCACAAAAACCCATAAAATTAAAATATTTAAGCTGATTTTAAGCCTAAAACTAGGTAAATGCGAAATGATAAAATGGGGTTTAGAGTGATATTTCTTGTTTTAAATTCCATAAATTGAAAATATTGAAAAATATAGAATTTAAATAAGAATTTTAACTTTTAATTTATTTAGATAGTCATAGATTTATAGACTAAAAATGATTATGATGGTTTAAAAAAAGGAGATTAAATGCTTTATATAGTTTGTTATGATATAAATTCTAATAAAACTCGTAAGATAATCCACGATACTTTATTAAGCTGTGGTGAGAGAATAAATTTAAGTGTATTTGAATTAAATATAAGCTGTGATAAATTAAATAAACTTATAAAATATTTCAAATCATTAATCAATCCTAAAACAGATATAATCAAAATATACCCAGTCAAAATGCAAACCCCAAGTCATACAATAGGTAAAATCGTAGATAATTTCAATATTATTTAGCAAATATTAGGACAAAAACCTTTGTATTTTGTATTTGTTGTGATTGCTATTTTTAGTTTTTTTAATTGTTTTTGTATTATTTCATCTATGCTTAGATTTTTGCCTTCATAATATAAAGTATCTAAAAGTCTTTTAGCAAACATTTTGCCAAGCTTAGCTTTAAGTTCGCTGTTTAATTCGTTACTAGCATTAGGACGATGAGAAAACCTCAATCACCGTATGAACATTACCACGAGGATTAAGTTTAATTCGTTACTAGCATTAGGACGATGAGAAAACCACGCAAATACAATCATATCTACAACATACACTCTAAATTCTTCAATAAAATCATATACAAGACTAGTGTTTTTATCATTATTTGAATGAAATAATCCTAAATATGGATTTATATTGATATCTATCATAAGTTTTTGAATTTTGTTATAAAGTATGGCGTAAAGATAATTTAGGCTCATATTGATAATGTCTTTTGCTCCTTTTTTATGGCGTTTTATAAAACCATAATCATTAAATCTTTTTGTAAATACATCAAAATACCATAGAGCAACTTTTCCTTCAATAGTTAGTAACTCTTGAGTGTTTTTGGCTTGTTTGATTTTTGATATATATTCTTTCATATTTGAGATATTGTTTTTATAGGTTTTGTGATATTTATCCATTCTTTTTATGAAATTACATTGATTTTTGCATTTTGCTAGTATTATTTGCTTTGATAATTCTAATTTAAATTCATCACTTAGTTTTGCTTGTAGTAACAATGTTTTGCTTGAGCTTTGGTTTTTATACAAGCTTATACTATCTAAGGCTTGATTTATAAATGTTATTTGTATTTTATATAAAGCCGCTAAAAATAATACATCTGATTTTATTGTTATCGTTGTATTTATGATAATTGATTTTAGTTTGCTTGGATGGATTTTGCTTATAGTTTCTTTATTATCTTTTATGCTTATAAATTCATTATCTTTAACCAAGCTAAGATTTGCTTTGTTTATATGCAAGACTTGTTTTGATGTTTTTTGCGAATTATTCATAATTTTCTTTTTTTGGATTTAAATATATCTAAGTTTTAGCTTTAAATATTAACAATCAATAAAGGCTTATTTGCAATAAAATTATTATAATTCTTATTGTAAATTCCTTTTTTTATTTGCTATTTCATTAAACAAATCTCAAATGATGAGTGATAATATCTGATTATTTTTAAATAAGGTGGTATGGTGAGATATGTGAAATTAAGTGTAAAAGGCATAAATATTAAGCCTAAAAATGAGTTTAATGGCTCGGCTGTTCGGGGGACTTTGGGTTGGGCGTTAAAAAGGGTTGATGAGAATATCTTTGAGATGTTTTTTAATAAAGACAACGCAAGTTCAAAATACCGCTTAGAAATTGATTTTAATTCTTATGATTTTAGTATTTATCTTTTTAATGATTATATAAAATATACCCCTTATTTTGCTTTGGCTATGGAGCAAATGAGAGCTTTAGGGCTTGGAGTAGATAGACAAAAATATGATTATGAAAAGATATTTTTAAACGATGAGCCTTTTATGAGTAATAAAGGTGAATTATTAAATAAAGATATAAAAAGTATTGAAATAATCCCGCAAAATTCCTATAAAAATATAAAAGTGATTTTTAAAACCCCGTTTATGATAAATGATAAAAGCACAGATTTTAACCCACTTAGCTTTTTTATCTCGTTAAAACGCCGTTTTAATGAAATAAATGGCATAAACGAAAGAGTGTTTTTTGATGATAATTTTTCTTTTAGTCAAAGATTAATGGACTATAAATTATTAAGATACTCAAATAATCAAGGCAAAAAAATGAATTTTTATGCAAAAATTGGCGAAATTGATTTTTATAACCTTAGTGATGAGTGCGTGAGATTGCTTGAGATTGCAAGGCTTATAGGGGTCGGAAAACATACGGCTTTTGGTTTTGGCAAAATTGATTTAGAAAGGATAGAAAATGAGTGATTATCTAGTTTTAATTGATATAGCGGCTAAACAAGAATATATTTTTAGCTCAAATAAACTTAAAGATATGATAGGTGCTAGTGAGATTATAGCCCTTGCGAGTGATGTTGAAAAAATAAAAGAAAATTGTAAGGAATTTAATTTTGAGATAAGCAAGATAAAGGATTGTTTTAGTGGTGGCGGGAATGCTTATTTGTTTTTTGATGAGCTTGAAATCGCAAAAGAATTTATAAAAAAATACAGCCTATATTTACTTAAAACCTATCCTAGTTTAGTGCCTTATCTAGTGCCTTACAAAATGAGTGGGGATTATCAAAAAGATATCGCTGGTGCTAAAGATGAGTTAGATAATATTAGAAATAGCTTTTATCCACTCACGCACTCGTTAAATATTGGCTTTGAAAGATTATGCCCTAGTTCAAATATCGGTGTAAATGAGAGTGGGGAGTTTAGCAACGCAACAGCTAGTAAAAGGAATATGGTAGAAAATGCTAAAAGATTTGATAAGTATTTAGTTAATAAAGGATATGAATTTAGCAATGAATTAGATGATATTTATATTCATAATAACGCTTTTATAAGTGTGGTGCATTGCGATATCAATGCACTTGGCGAAAAGGTAAAAAAGCTTGATAGTAAAGAAAAATCTAAAGAATTTTCTAAACAAATTGATGAAATTATGCAAGAAGCCTTTGAGAAAATGATAGATAAGCTAATTAATCACTTAGATAATGATGGTTTTGAGTTTAAAGATATAAAAATCACTAAAGATGATTTTAAAAAAGAAAATAAATATTATCTACCTATTAGACCGATTATTTTAAATGGAGATGATTTTACTTTTGTTAGTGAAGGTAGGCTTGGGGTTTGGCTTAGTAAGACTTTTATAAAAGAGCTTGAAAATGCTTCTAAAAAATATTTTGATAGTCTTTATGCAAGTGCAGGGATAGTAATATGCAAGGCTAAAACGCCGTTTAGTAGGGCGTATCAGCTTAGCGAAGAGCTAGCAAGTAAGGCAAAAACACTAGCAAAAAAGGATAATTCTAAATCAAGCCTAGCATTTTTAATTCTTTCAAATCAAGTAAAATCAGGATTAAATTACCTTGAAAAGACTTATACAAGCGAGAGAATAAATCAAGATTATATTAATAATAAAGGCTATTTTATAAATAAAAACGAAAAATGCAAACATTATGATTTTGATGACCTTTTAAAGCTTGTTAAGATTTTAAACAAAATGGCAAGGTCTAAGATGATGAAAATTAGGGATTTGCTGTTTTACAATGATGATGAAAATATTAAAAAATATACTGAGATTTATTGCGAAAACGATGAGTTTAAGCCTAGCGACTTACTAGAAAACGACGAAATAAAACATAAAAATATGCTATTTGATGCAATAGAACTAAGTGCATTTTACCCACAAAAGGACGGACAATGATATTAAAAATTACACTTTTAAGTAATACGATAATTACAAATGGCAACGGCGATGCTTTAATAGATTTGGATTGCGATTATAATGAATACGGCTTGCCATATATTAGTGCAAAACGCCTAAAGGGAATGCTAAAAGACAGTGCAAATGAGCTTGTTTCTATGGGGCAAGATATAAATGTGCTTAGGCTTTTTGGCGATGAAAATAATGAAGGTATTATAAAGCTAAGCGATGCGAGATTGCAAGATTATGAGATTTTAGAAAAATTATCAAATGATTTTAATCCCGATTTGTTTAAAAACTCTTTTTCAGTGGTGCTAAGTCACACTAGTTTAGATGAGCGTGGAGTAGCTAAAAAAGGAAGTTTAAGACGCTTTAGAGCTTATGATAAAGGGCTTATATTTGAAAGCGAGATTGATGAGAATTTCAAACAGGAATTTCAAAAAGACTTAGAACTAATTTGCCTAAATCTTCGTTATATAGGGCATAAAAGAACTAGAGGTTTTGGTAAAGTAAAATGCGAAATAATAAGTAGTCAAAATGATGAAAAAACAGCTCAAACAAACGAAATTCATAAAGATATTATGGTATTTACTTTGCTTGATGATGTTATTTTAACAAATCTTAGTGGCGATGAAAATACCATTGATACTAAGGAATATTTGAGTGCTAGTGCGATTAAAGGTGCTTTTAAAAAGCTTGGGGTGGAGTATTCTAAGCCACAAAATGCTTATTTTTATGATGGTGAAAATATTTTTTATCCAGCACCTATGAACCTTAAAAAGTATAAATATAAAGATGATTTAGTGGTATTTAATGAAAATATAGAGAAAAATGATGATGAGAAAAAATCAAACATAGGTGGATATGTTTGTATAAAGAATAGTATTTTAAGTAAAGCAAAAATAAGCACTATCAATAAAACCCATGTAAGCTTAGCCGATAAAGAAAATATGAGTCTTACCGAGCTTGAAAAATATGAAAGTGAAGGCAAATATAAAAACAAAATCTTCTCATACACAGCAATTAGCAAGGGGCAACAATTTGCTATAAAGCTTGATAAGATTGATGATTTTAGTAGTTTAAATGGCAAGGTTTTAAGACTTGGTAAAAGTGCAAATTCTCAATATGGTAGGGTAAAAATTAGCTTTGAGAGTTCAAACAATAAAGAAAGTAATTTTAATAATGAGTTTTATCTAGTGGCAATTAGTCCGGTATTATTAAGAAACGAAATTGGCGGATTTGAACCTAGTTTTGACGCACTTAAAAACGAACTAGAAAAACAAGGATTGAAGCTAGAAAAAATCGTAGTTTCAAGATATGAAAAAGCACAATTTTATAACAATTCTTACAAGTGTAAAACTCCACAAGTAATGGGATTTAGCACAGGTAGTGTGTTTAAGGTTAGCGGGAATTTAAATCAGGAATTAGTGCAACTCAAAATCCAAGATGAATTTGGCTTTGGGTGGCTTAAAGCTTATAAAAGTTTTGATAATTTAGAGTTAAAAAGTGATAAAAAAGATAATGAAACAAATCAAAATTCTAAAAATAAACTAGAAAAGCTAAAACTAAGTGATGATGAGCTTAAGAACATAGAGTCAACACTTAAAAATATCTTAAAAAAAGACCTAGAACAAAGAGTATTTTTAAGCAATGAGTATAAAAACTATGAAATTCAATATCCAGAATGTAAAAATCGTAGTAAAGATAAAATGACAAAAAGCGAATTAGCAAGAATTGAAAAGGTTTTAAATATTATAGGATTTGATAACGAAAAATCTATAATAGATTTGTTTAAAAAAGAGTTTAAGCCCAAGCAAAATGGAAAACAAAATGAATTTTTAGACAAAATGGAAAGAAATAAAAAAGGACTTAATTTAAGCGGTATTGATATTGAAAAATTTAAATTACCAAATTATGACAAATACTATGATAAAGAGTATTTGTTTTATTTAAAAATTAAAACACTTATAAGCAAACTCAAACAAGCTAGAAAGGAGACAAAATGAGCCAAGAAGTGCATAAAAAATTAATAAAAAAGATATTTTATAAAGGAACTTTAGTAAATAAAACAGCTTTTAAAATAGGCTCAAGTGAAGGCGATTTCATAGATAGCATGTGTTTAAAGGATAAATCTGATAAGCCTTATATTAGCGCTACAAGTCTAGCTGGAGTGCTAAAAAGTGAGCTTGGCGAGTGTCTTTTGCTAGGAACTGAAAATAATAAAAAGAGTGAAAAAAGTAGA contains:
- a CDS encoding Cas10/Cmr2 second palm domain-containing protein, which codes for MSDYLVLIDIAAKQEYIFSSNKLKDMIGASEIIALASDVEKIKENCKEFNFEISKIKDCFSGGGNAYLFFDELEIAKEFIKKYSLYLLKTYPSLVPYLVPYKMSGDYQKDIAGAKDELDNIRNSFYPLTHSLNIGFERLCPSSNIGVNESGEFSNATASKRNMVENAKRFDKYLVNKGYEFSNELDDIYIHNNAFISVVHCDINALGEKVKKLDSKEKSKEFSKQIDEIMQEAFEKMIDKLINHLDNDGFEFKDIKITKDDFKKENKYYLPIRPIILNGDDFTFVSEGRLGVWLSKTFIKELENASKKYFDSLYASAGIVICKAKTPFSRAYQLSEELASKAKTLAKKDNSKSSLAFLILSNQVKSGLNYLEKTYTSERINQDYINNKGYFINKNEKCKHYDFDDLLKLVKILNKMARSKMMKIRDLLFYNDDENIKKYTEIYCENDEFKPSDLLENDEIKHKNMLFDAIELSAFYPQKDGQ
- a CDS encoding RAMP superfamily CRISPR-associated protein — translated: MILKITLLSNTIITNGNGDALIDLDCDYNEYGLPYISAKRLKGMLKDSANELVSMGQDINVLRLFGDENNEGIIKLSDARLQDYEILEKLSNDFNPDLFKNSFSVVLSHTSLDERGVAKKGSLRRFRAYDKGLIFESEIDENFKQEFQKDLELICLNLRYIGHKRTRGFGKVKCEIISSQNDEKTAQTNEIHKDIMVFTLLDDVILTNLSGDENTIDTKEYLSASAIKGAFKKLGVEYSKPQNAYFYDGENIFYPAPMNLKKYKYKDDLVVFNENIEKNDDEKKSNIGGYVCIKNSILSKAKISTINKTHVSLADKENMSLTELEKYESEGKYKNKIFSYTAISKGQQFAIKLDKIDDFSSLNGKVLRLGKSANSQYGRVKISFESSNNKESNFNNEFYLVAISPVLLRNEIGGFEPSFDALKNELEKQGLKLEKIVVSRYEKAQFYNNSYKCKTPQVMGFSTGSVFKVSGNLNQELVQLKIQDEFGFGWLKAYKSFDNLELKSDKKDNETNQNSKNKLEKLKLSDDELKNIESTLKNILKKDLEQRVFLSNEYKNYEIQYPECKNRSKDKMTKSELARIEKVLNIIGFDNEKSIIDLFKKEFKPKQNGKQNEFLDKMERNKKGLNLSGIDIEKFKLPNYDKYYDKEYLFYLKIKTLISKLKQARKETK
- the cas6 gene encoding CRISPR system precrRNA processing endoribonuclease RAMP protein Cas6 → MRYVKLSVKGINIKPKNEFNGSAVRGTLGWALKRVDENIFEMFFNKDNASSKYRLEIDFNSYDFSIYLFNDYIKYTPYFALAMEQMRALGLGVDRQKYDYEKIFLNDEPFMSNKGELLNKDIKSIEIIPQNSYKNIKVIFKTPFMINDKSTDFNPLSFFISLKRRFNEINGINERVFFDDNFSFSQRLMDYKLLRYSNNQGKKMNFYAKIGEIDFYNLSDECVRLLEIARLIGVGKHTAFGFGKIDLERIENE
- the cas2 gene encoding CRISPR-associated endonuclease Cas2, yielding MLYIVCYDINSNKTRKIIHDTLLSCGERINLSVFELNISCDKLNKLIKYFKSLINPKTDIIKIYPVKMQTPSHTIGKIVDNFNII
- the cas1 gene encoding CRISPR-associated endonuclease Cas1, which produces MNNSQKTSKQVLHINKANLSLVKDNEFISIKDNKETISKIHPSKLKSIIINTTITIKSDVLFLAALYKIQITFINQALDSISLYKNQSSSKTLLLQAKLSDEFKLELSKQIILAKCKNQCNFIKRMDKYHKTYKNNISNMKEYISKIKQAKNTQELLTIEGKVALWYFDVFTKRFNDYGFIKRHKKGAKDIINMSLNYLYAILYNKIQKLMIDININPYLGLFHSNNDKNTSLVYDFIEEFRVYVVDMIVFAWFSHRPNASNELNLILVVMFIR